One segment of Acropora muricata isolate sample 2 chromosome 8, ASM3666990v1, whole genome shotgun sequence DNA contains the following:
- the LOC136926631 gene encoding uncharacterized protein, translating into MQSDYPKNLIEINGFQIKNVQKFRFLGSHIKFNEVSTGEHEINIRLEAAKCKFAELENLLTNFKIKLKTRMVFYNAHVKSRMTYACQTWNLSVKLKQKLDSAHHQFLRRMVCNGFARIDREKEDFRFKFTNEKIRQFCSTTTLLEFIERQQIKFAAHICRQHNSRHTKQLMFNDDKYHRGGNFTKPLLQQAASNAVPDASEPVVEFVKQSRLRKW; encoded by the coding sequence ATGCAGTCAGACTACCCAAAAAATCTCATCGAAATCAATGGATTCCAGATCAAAAATGTACAGAAATTCCGGTTTTTAGGCAGCCACATAAAGTTCAACGAGGTAAGCACTGGAGAGCACGAAATCAACATCCGATTAGAAGCTGCAAAATGCAAATTCGCTGAGTTGGAAAATCTACTCACCAATTTCAAGATCAAACTCAAAACACGTATGGTATTTTACAACGCCCACGTAAAAAGCCGCATGACCTACGCTTGTCAAACCTGGAATCTCAGCGTCAAGCTGAAACAAAAACTCGATTCCGCACACCACCAGTTTTTACGGCGTATGGTATGTAACGGATTTGCTCGCATCGACAGAGAAAAAGAGGATTTTCGGTTCAAGTTCACAAACGAGAAAATCCGCCAATTCTGCTCTACCACCACGCTCTTAGAATTCATCGAGCGCCAGCAGATCAAATTCGCAGCCCACATCTGTCGACAGCATAATAGCCGCCACACCAAGCAGCTCATGTTCAACGATGACAAGTACCACCGCGGTGGAAACTTCACCAAACCTCTACTCCAGCAAGCTGCCTCAAATGCAGTCCCCGATGCTTCCGAACCAGTAGTCGAGTTTGTGAAGCAATCGCGTCTTCGAAAATGGTGA